In Silurus meridionalis isolate SWU-2019-XX chromosome 11, ASM1480568v1, whole genome shotgun sequence, the sequence ctttctctaCTTTTCaatgcatatatattttaaaatattttattttatgtaaatactgtataaaaacgTTTGTGACTAAAGCTCAACTTGAAACTTGAACcacatattttgcatttttgatTTTTGCTTAGTTTGTGTGTACTATTTTTGCATTGTTTGcgttatgttttatgtttagaCTGGTGGTAAAAATGCTACACCAAAAGGTCTTGAGTTGTGTAGCATTTGTTTGACCTAAATCCTTTTGTGTAGCACGTGTGTTAGATGATTATAAATGGTATCCATATAAAGTTTTAACTTGTGTGGTAttcagaaataatcttattgttTTCGTGTGTTATTTTAGTCTCGAACAtatgtttgtaaaaataaactCACCGCAATGCCACAGCAATCTGAGTCTGCGTCAGAGATTTAAGCCTACtctacagggttattcaaaaagaatgaaccgatatCATGACGCATTGATTCAGTTCTCAAGCATCGTCATGGAATGAGTCAGTGACCATTTGAAAAGGAAGTTGTCTAAGTTGATACTCTGgagttttgtattacttttccttaataaaatattgcgtaATGAAATCGGTTAGTTCttttttgaataaccctgtatatcTAATACTGTAAATTACTCTTAATAACATATATAGTTATTCTACTTGGTATTATACTGTAAGGTGCTATACTCTACTCTAATAGGCTATGCTATACCTTAGGTGTTGAGTGTGTTAGCATAAAACCAAGTACACTTCTATGTTAGTCTTCATCCCCATAAAGTACAGTGCAAATTTGATGAAGAACTGATAACATCAATTTTTTTACGCTAAAAAACAGTAAGGGGTCAGCATATATGTTTTATTAGGGAAAAAAATTTACCTCCTCTGATTTTCACAAAATTAACACTGTGCATCAGGGTAATCAAGACTAAAACCTGAGATCTGAGCTATTCAGTTTTTAATTCATTACCCTCAATAATATACAGGTTTGGgcaacacacaaaacattaattTTTACATTAACTGCATGAGTTTAATTGGAAAACATGTCTAGGTTATCTAATGTATTGTGTTATACTATATTTTACCTACGATGCTATTCTGTACTACTGTATACTGAACTGTACTGGATTCTACTATACTGTATCTCAGCTGTTAAGTGTGTTAGGACAAAACTAAGTCCACTTCTATAATAGTCTTTAACTGCCCTAACACACAGTGCAATTTGACAAAGATCTGAGAATGTCACATTTATCACCCTACAAATGGAGGGGCCTTTGtgttttctgaggtaaaaacgAAAAGTCTTCTCTGATTTTCACCAAATTCACACTGTTCATTAATACGATCAAGCTGAACAAAGAAGTGCacatactttatatatacatagtATCATGCTCAAAACCTGAGATTTGAGCTTCTCATTTGCGATAGTATATTCAGGTTTGGGGGACGCACTAACTGAAACATTTACTACTTGATGTCAGTTAAAGTACATGTTTGATAAATTAATTAGATAGATTATTTTATGCACTGtaccatattatattatacagtagcTATTTTATCTACCATGCTATTTTTTtgtctactatactatactgcactatattttattatgctGTATCTTAGCTGTAGAGTGTTTTAGGAGAAAACTAAGTACACTTTTTTGATAGTCTTGACCATACTAACGCAAAGTGCGAATTTGGTGAAGATCTGAGAACGacaccttttttccccccaaaaaatggTAGTAAGCCTTTGtgttttctgaggtaaaaaaatctCCCTTCTCCGATTTTCATTAAATTCATACCATGTGTCAGGAGGATCAAGCTGAACACAGCaatccatttatttttgtagtatTATGCTCAAAACTTAAGGTCGAAGCTCCTgagtttttaatatattaccCTAAATACATAAACAGGTTTGGGGGATGcacaaatgtaaacattaactAGTTGATATCATGCATGTAAATGGAAAACATATGTAGACTATCTACTGTACTGggttatactgtattttattgtctGTGCTATTATGTAGTACACTGTACAGGAACATACTATACTTATACTTTTATGATTGTCTTAATCTGAGaacatcaaatttttttttatgctagaAAAATATTAAGTCTAAGCCTTTAtgttttctgaggtaaaaaatctACCTTTTCTGATTTTCACCAAATTCACAACATGCATCAGGACGATCAAGACGAACATAGATCCCACATACCCTCAAATACATTACCATGAATAACACTTTTGGTAACACTGAAATTTAGGCATTAACTCCTTGATACAAGCTAATAGATTTGGTAGTCTGGTATTATGATATTTGTGTTTagctgtattttatttgtaataaatcatatatCATTCAAATTACATAGTTTTCCATTTGAATtcctgtcatttttttattcagggtTTTGAAGATCTTGCTACTGGTTCTGATTTACCTGCTTTGCTTTgctacaaattatttatttgtgttatcTATGGCCGTATTTGTCACAAGCtattttttacagattataTTATTCAGTGCTTTGATGCGTTGTTATGTCTATTGTATATATGTTAGGTCTACCTCATATGTGTTGTCTTTTGTGTATATTATGTCTGTGATGCCTATGTGGTGTctgctgtgtgtatgttttgtctGATGTGTGCTGTGTTtagtttttcatttctttataacTCATCATTGCAGGCTGACAGCAAACAGAAAGCTGATATAACCTCCACAGACTGTGAGAAGCTTGACCTCCAGGATGCCGAGGATCAACCGGGACCTTTTTCTGAGGCTTTTTTCCGTAGAAGGAGTGTGTCTGATACGTGGACTTTTAACAGACATCGTAAGTAAGAACGCCGTAGTAACACTGACCACATTCCAAATTACAGTGTTAATTATGCTACAAATGTTGTACTGtgcatttttgtttgattttaggAAAAACAACATAATCATTATGAAaactaaaatattcaaataaaagagTAGGTTTTGAGGTAGGCCTATAAGCCTACCCtgactttttgttttatgtacacCAAATGGGTTTATGAGGTTGTGGGATTTCTCCTGTAGGTAAATCTAAAGCCCCTCGAGCCGAGCACTTCCCTTCTACAGACGTTTTACTGGAAGAGCCTGAAAGCCCAAAGCCAGTAACTGCACAGGTACAGTTAAATTACGGGGGGGAAAATCCTTTCTGGTTTGGAAACtggtttggggtgtgtgtgtgtgtgtgtgtgttgagatacCACTGTATGCCAACATGTTGCAACGTGAGCACAGAAAAATTGGTTTACATCAACATACTAAAATTTCCATTCGCCCActttcagtgtgtgtacagtttatATCACATTTCTGTCTGGAAATGACTCCTGAGAAATCATTGAATCATTGACATTCTGGGAATTTGTCATGTTTTTggaaataaagaggaaaaataacagaaaaatctGCCAAATCACTATTTCaagtttaaaatgtgtaaaaatgagCTTGATCATATGTCGGAattgtataatattaaatagTATTTAGGTTTAACAGTGTTTAAGATGTACACAGACCTTTTTTCGTGTTTGTAATAAAGGTCAGATTTTCCTGGACACTCCGAAGATCTTGATCTTTAGGGGTCACTGGATAATTAGGTTTCACACAACTTTATAGAGTTCTTGAAGGATGAGTTCTTGAAGGACATTTGTACAATTGTTGCAGATAGTAGAACATAtaataaaggatttttttatttcagattaaaaaagtacacaaaagaGAAGTATTCGTAATAAACACactattgtattatatatacagtaagaaacaatttttaaatgtgcaaatcTCACAAATGTCAACCCTCTGATTCAATCTTCTCAGCAGTTGAGCTGTAAGCTGTCTGCAGGCTTCTTGTGTCACTCGAATGAATGCTcaatgtgtctttgtgtgtcaaCAATGATTGTTTAAGCACTGTTTATCTGTTTGCTCATCCAGCCGGTTGAAACGGAGCAGCGGAAGGCGAGTAACAGCCTGAAAGAGAAGATTAGCTCACTCAGATGGAATGAAAAGTCAAAATCAGCCAAGAGCAGCAGGTGAGGTTTTGGCACACCCAAGATATCCATTGACGTGCATTCCTGGGCCTCATCTGACCTAAATTGGTgtttataaaagatttatttgtgcatttttaattgGTTCTATAGAATCCAACctaattttttaaatccattaaAGACGACTATACTTCTATATTTAAGACAATATTTCCTTTTAGATGTTTGAAATCCTTTTTGTCGCTTGTTTGATTAACAACTAGAGCTGAATATTTTCCCATCACagcatgtggaaaaaaataagtttttgttttgcctgtaatttttttattcatgtatatacaaaacatatattttttagattttcatGTTGTGGAACAAGATTTATATTACAGCAGATTTAAACCACAATCCATTATCAAACTCACTATTTACagtatttctcttttttgaaATTACTAAGAAATAAACTCCAAGAAAGTACCAAGAAACCTGACAACGTAAACCAATCTCTTCTGTGACGTTCTAACACAGGATACTCCTTCCTTAAATGCTAACTAAATGTCTCTTCATAGGTCTATATAAGGCTGCatgaatataaacctgtgatttccagctgcactactgtcagagcaGAGTGCAGAAAGTTCTGGAGTGTTCTGGAAAAACCCATTAAgaattcaaaatattttgtgttgtgGTAGCTTATGCtgtatgaaaatatattttggttCATTTCTCTTtggtttctgtttgttttttagctcTTCAAATGAGAAAAAGAGGATATTCGGACAGTTGTTCAGGAACAGAAGAAAGACTACACGGTTCTGACCCTATACTGAGACCAAGAAGTCACAAATGGACACAAAGGGGACCTTTTTGACACCTAACATTAGCTTGccatttgtatatgtatattgtttGGAACACAAACTTTATGATCTTGATTAACAGTTGGAATTTCTATCTGTAGCGCTTATTTTTATCAGGctgatttactgtatatatatatatatatatatatatatatatatatatatatatatatatatatatatatatatatatatatatgtgtgtgtgtgcgtgtgtgtgtgtgtgtgtgtgtgtgtgtgtgtgtgtgtgtgagattctaCAAATACTGAATATGAAAGGTAAAAATGAGAAACAACAATAATGCACCAAAGCTCATTGACATTTCCTGCAAATTTTATGTATAACATTCATTTTGTAGTAATTTTAATCAAGGGCAAGATATCCAAGAAACGATGTTAAACTGGTGTTAATGATGTGGTCTGAATTCAAAAAAGGTGTTCCAGCATAGCATTCAGATCACATCATGTTCTTCTTGAGTACGGTTTCGAGCCTGGGTGGGGTCAGGAGATGACACAGGCTTGTGCTACACACTCTTTATACTGTAGCTTGTTAATTTCAGAACTACACTCATAAACCCTAAATAGTATTTTACCAGATATTAAATAATGCATGATCGatgcattataataaactaaGCACTTCCGATGcatttattgtacattattactaaggaatacatttttcattcttttataagctgcacaaaaaaaatagctattattgtttaatacaaaaataaataatacataataaaaataaactcagGTAGGTCAAAGAAGCTTCATGAAAATTCCTCAGGATTTGAGAAAAATTCAATATATAGCAATGTGTACATTATATTATGTGTTGTTTTATTGGGatgtgggagctcagtggtcaagatgttggacttttgatcggaaggttgtgatcagcatcaccaagcttgggtccttgagcaaggcccttaaccctcaactgctcagttgtaagtcactctggataaaggtgtctggataaatatgccataaatgtaaatatattatatttttatattgtaaaagtattttttcgATTGTGTGCTGCTAAATTCGGTGAAAATCTCAAGGACCAGTGCAGCTCCTTGTTGTATGTTCTATatgtcatgatttttttttagtatttatataaaatagccTGTATATTTGCTTTGTCTAATTGACTGTAATTTGTTTAATGTGCAACAGATGTACAGTAAAATTCGCAACTGATTTAATATAATCGTATTGATagatgtttttgtcttgttttttttttttgccttaacgtttttttttttttgtgacatgaAACCCAGGCTGTGGCATGCATTGCTAAAGCGTTACCGATCCACAGGTTTCAATTTCACTTGAAGCAAAccattttgatttgattcatttatttgctttatttttttcccaggaGTAAGGTGGGGGGAGGGAGAGGAGTGGGGGGTTGAGGGTGGGTGGGAGACAATGTCTCCCTTGGCATTCCCATGTGAAGAGATGTCAATGACAAACACATCCAAACAAGATAAACAGGAACTTGGAGGGGAAAAGGGAATCAATCAGTCCgtacataaaatacatttactctGATAGAACATTTCTCTTGGCTCCTTGCACAAGTGTCTCTTTCACTTCTTAAAAGTCCAGACATCAACCGTCTGCGCTAAATAGATCTATAGATAATATTTGCATTGGCAGGGTAAGACAGAgagtgttgaattttttttttggactcaTGGGGTCACTGGTTTTtgtggatttgtgttttttgtggatTTTGGCTCGAACAGTGGCACCTGGTGGACTGGTTTCGATCTAGGTCTACATGATGCCGCAAGTGGAAAGCGGGTTAGCGATGTGGCACGTGCAGGCCGATTGGCAGTATTGGCGCACCGTTTGGTAGCAGCTGCGGTCGGCGTCTCCTCCCCATTGTACGGTCCCTCCGGGCTCAGATGGCAGGCGGCTCAGGATGCTGGTGTTGATGGCGAGCGCAGCCAAACCGTAATCGGTGAAGAGAACGGTCTCACGGCGACACGTGGGGCAAGAGATGAACTTATACTTGGGGCAGGACTCGTACAGAATCTGCAGGCACTCCTCGCACACTGAGTGCAGGCAGGACAGGATTCTCGGACGCTTCCCTGCAAAGTTATACGTGTGCCCGCAAGTCGGGCAATCCAGTGGTTCGCATGGCATCACTGGCCCCGAAGACGTTGAAGATGACGAGGAGGACGAGGTAGACGACGAGCGCAGAACATACTGGTTCACGATCACGTCATCCATCTTGTAGTGGAATTGGTGGTAGCATATTTCGCTGTTGCTAGCCTTGCGATGGGCTAAAAAGCTAGCTTCACGACGGAGGACTGGTGCTGGAGGCGATGCCAGAGGACGTGGGTTAATCAGAGTGTTACCGTTCACCTCAACTCCGATATCACCGCAGGCCTGGTTGACGATGACCTCACCTTCACCTCCTCCATCCCAGGCTACACGGGGAGGAGGTGCAAAGCGAGGCTGGGTCACAGGAACAGGGCACTCCCTTGGGAATTTCTCCGACTGGATGATCTTGACAGTATCCATTGGGATGGTCACAGGCTGGAGCCTCAGACAGGACATTCGCTCCAGGAAGAGTTGGATGATCTCTGCagctttgtgtctgtgtgtttggtgttcAACACAACCCTGTGAATGGTATTTTCAGTACGATCCAAGTAGGACACTCAGCCATTACAGGGAACGTGAGGACGCATGCTTTTGTCCATTGTTCTTCCGCCAGCCACTCTTCTTAGTCTACTGTAGATGGCAAAGTTCAAGATGTTCAGGTAGGTAGGTTTCAATGCCCAGGTTGTTTATAAAGTCTAGTTACTTGGCAACTTTTACCCTGTTTATTAATACTTACTAACAAAAATCcagttttaacaaacaaatggcTGAACACAGTACAGAATATTTAACCACAATTATACAATTGAAGCtggcacaatatatatatatatatatatatatatatatatatatatatatatatatatatatatatatatatatatataaatatttatacacgTTATAAGCACCTACACATAAAGTCTCTATAAGAAAGTATTTAATGCTTGTTGGGTTTGAGCTGTAGTGTCCCCAAAGTCAATTTGACAGAACGTCAACAGTCTCGCCTCTGCAAATGGCACAATCGAGTTAACCTCCTTTTTGTCTGGTACTATACTCCTTCCACCTGAAGAGATTTATTGAGTGAGTGGTTTGTCCAGCAACAGAAATACCTGGTCCTGGTCTAAGAGAACCTGGAACTCCTCTAAGGGATTTAAGTGTATGAAGTGTAGGTCCACGCTTGACAGATCCAACCAAGTTCCAGTAGAAAGTCCAAGGAGATCTTGTCTAGACACggggttgtgttttttttccctatgacaaaaacaaaacaattacagttaTGTGGTCGGCTGATAAAGTTAGCAATTTAGCTCACTCTGAATAAATCAACTTGCTCTGAAGCTGCTAAAAAGTTCACAGGTCAATTGGGTCAGAATGGTTGGAACATCTAACGGAAACGGAAATTAATTTTCTGAAACTTATGCAAagtcaattctttttttttctatacacaACTTATGGAGATTTGCTTTGCTCATGTGTGTCCACTAGAAAATGAgtgaatcactctttgagatgTCTCATTCTTCTGAGCCAcgttaaagactcgttcaaaatgaacgaatcgttcatgaacAATCCATCACTATTCTGGATGTGAGGTAAAAATGCTCCCTGAATGGGACACCAAGCCATTACAAGGCACAATGaacatgtgtacacacacacactgacccatTCATTTACACCAAGAGACCAAGTTAGCTAATACACCTACCAGCATGTTTTTGAGGTACAAGGAAACCTTAGAACTCAAAATGAAATCCAAGCAGACACAGG encodes:
- the rnf208 gene encoding RING finger protein 208, producing MSCLRLQPVTIPMDTVKIIQSEKFPRECPVPVTQPRFAPPPRVAWDGGGEGEVIVNQACGDIGVEVNGNTLINPRPLASPPAPVLRREASFLAHRKASNSEICYHQFHYKMDDVIVNQYVLRSSSTSSSSSSSTSSGPVMPCEPLDCPTCGHTYNFAGKRPRILSCLHSVCEECLQILYESCPKYKFISCPTCRRETVLFTDYGLAALAINTSILSRLPSEPGGTVQWGGDADRSCYQTVRQYCQSACTCHIANPLSTCGIM